The genomic interval AGAACATTTCCAAGACGCCGTGCCGCTCATAGAAAGCTTGCTTTTGAGAAATCTCAGTCGCGGAGTTGCTAGGCGAGATAATCTCAAAGACGACTTGCGGGGCAAGGTTGTCCTCTTCCCACTGTTTGTAGCTCCGGCGATCGCCGTCAGGACGGCCCAGCACCACCATGGCATCAGGGGCTTGAGAAGGGGCTGGCGGGGCATCCACCTGAATGGGATACCAGAGTAAATCCCCGGCAACAAAAGCCGTCTGGTCTTTCAGCAGTTCTCTCAGATTGCTCACGAGACGCACAATCCAACGGTACTGCTGGGTGTTGTCAGCCATCGGCTTACCATCGGAGTCAGGGTATAAAAGCGCAGTTTGGGTGGTCGCCTGAGTCATGGTTTACGAGTTCTGTCGTCGGGTTAAACGCGGTCACGGGTGTGAATTGCGCTGATATAACGTCAGCTTATCTCCATTTTGGCACTGGGGTCGAGGGGGTGAAATGAATCGCCCTTCTGCCGGAGCCTCACCCTGACGAAAAAGGTAGATGCCAAAAGCAAATACGGTCACCTTACTGCAGCTCAACCACCGCATCCTTATCGAGGTTTTCCCGACGTAGCTCATCAAATTACCGGCGTGGGAACCCTATGTCCTCAGTCCCGCCCAACAGGCCCAAAGCTTCGAGCGTCGTTGGCTGCGCTTTCTGGTCAATCCCCTGATTCAGGTACATCGACTGTATATCCCCTGGGTTCTATTGGCCCTCCAAAACTGGCAATCCCATCGCCTCTATCTGGCCTTGGATACCACGGTTCTGTGAAATCGTTACTGCATGATTCACCTCTCGGTA from Leptolyngbya sp. SIO1E4 carries:
- a CDS encoding Uma2 family endonuclease, coding for MTQATTQTALLYPDSDGKPMADNTQQYRWIVRLVSNLRELLKDQTAFVAGDLLWYPIQVDAPPAPSQAPDAMVVLGRPDGDRRSYKQWEEDNLAPQVVFEIISPSNSATEISQKQAFYERHGVLEMFFYDPDDFEFWGLTRQSPNERPLLLTRLNLPWTSPTLDIKFEMYDDGLTLFYPDGERFKDPEELFQERNQAQRKLDRAIAKLQELGIDTNELNSEF